From a single Myxococcota bacterium genomic region:
- the kdpA gene encoding potassium-transporting ATPase subunit KdpA, with product MTMIGWIQILVFAAVIFALTKPLGIYMYRVFEGERRPLERFFGPVERVLYRLCGVNEREEQTWVEYTIALLLFSVFGVLITYAIQRLQAVLPLNPQGLAAVGPELSFNTAVSFTTNTNWQSYGGESTMSYLTQMAGLTWHNFVSVGSGLGVALALARGLTRRVPADGPKTLGNFWVDLVRTTLYVLLPLAVITGLALAAGGVIQNLSPYLEVTTLEGVKQILALGPAAGQIAIKQLGTNGGGFFNVNSAHPFENATAITNFIECVAILMLPAAQTYTYGLMARSTKQGWALFAAMSIMFFMGIGVCYWAEARPNPIVASVGATQPIGNMEGKETRFGVASSTLWAVATTDASNGSVNSMHDSYTPLGGLVPLVNIELGEVVFGGVGAGLYGILVMVVLSVFIAGLMVGRTPEYLGKKIEAREMKLAMLYVLIFPLLILGFAAWAAIAPYGVSSLNNSGPHGLSEMLYAFSSAAGNNGSAFAGLNANTPWWNVAMGIVMLSGRFLMIVPALAIGGSMLGKKIVPAGLGTFPTHTPLFTGLLVGVVLIVGALTFFPALCLGPVVEEFLASAGKVY from the coding sequence ATGACTATGATCGGTTGGATCCAGATTCTCGTGTTCGCGGCGGTGATCTTCGCGCTGACGAAGCCGCTCGGCATCTACATGTACCGGGTCTTCGAAGGCGAGCGCCGCCCGCTGGAGCGCTTCTTCGGCCCGGTCGAACGGGTGCTCTACCGCCTGTGCGGCGTGAACGAGCGCGAGGAGCAGACCTGGGTTGAATACACCATCGCGCTCCTGCTCTTCAGCGTGTTCGGCGTCCTCATCACCTACGCCATCCAGCGTCTGCAGGCGGTGCTGCCGCTGAACCCGCAGGGCCTGGCCGCGGTGGGCCCGGAGCTCTCGTTCAACACGGCCGTCAGCTTCACCACCAACACCAACTGGCAGTCGTACGGCGGCGAGAGCACGATGAGCTACCTGACGCAGATGGCCGGACTTACCTGGCACAACTTCGTGTCGGTGGGCTCCGGGCTCGGCGTCGCGCTCGCCCTCGCGCGCGGCCTGACCCGGCGCGTCCCCGCGGACGGTCCGAAGACGCTCGGAAACTTCTGGGTGGATCTCGTGCGGACGACGCTGTACGTGCTGCTCCCGCTGGCCGTGATCACGGGGCTCGCATTGGCTGCAGGCGGCGTGATCCAGAACCTGTCGCCCTATCTCGAGGTGACCACGCTCGAGGGCGTGAAGCAGATACTGGCGCTCGGTCCCGCCGCGGGACAGATCGCGATCAAGCAGCTCGGCACCAACGGCGGCGGCTTCTTCAACGTCAACTCGGCGCACCCGTTCGAGAACGCCACCGCGATCACCAACTTCATCGAGTGTGTCGCGATCCTCATGCTGCCGGCCGCGCAGACCTACACCTACGGGCTGATGGCGCGCAGCACCAAGCAGGGCTGGGCGCTGTTCGCGGCGATGTCGATCATGTTCTTCATGGGCATCGGAGTGTGCTACTGGGCGGAAGCTCGCCCGAATCCGATCGTGGCCTCGGTGGGCGCGACCCAGCCGATCGGCAACATGGAGGGCAAGGAGACGCGCTTCGGCGTCGCGAGCTCGACCTTGTGGGCGGTCGCCACGACCGACGCCTCGAACGGCTCGGTCAACTCCATGCACGACAGCTACACGCCGCTGGGCGGCTTGGTGCCGTTGGTCAACATCGAGCTCGGCGAGGTCGTATTCGGCGGCGTCGGCGCCGGCCTCTACGGGATCTTGGTGATGGTGGTGCTGTCGGTCTTCATCGCCGGGCTCATGGTTGGCAGGACCCCCGAGTATCTCGGGAAGAAGATCGAGGCGCGCGAGATGAAGCTCGCGATGCTCTACGTGCTGATCTTCCCGCTGCTCATCCTGGGCTTCGCCGCCTGGGCGGCGATCGCCCCCTACGGGGTTTCGTCGCTCAACAATTCGGGACCCCATGGGCTCAGCGAGATGCTCTATGCGTTCTCGAGCGCGGCAGGAAACAACGGCTCCGCGTTCGCGGGCCTCAACGCCAACACGCCCTGGTGGAACGTCGCGATGGGCATCGTCATGCTCTCGGGCCGCTTCCTCATGATCGTGCCCGCGCTGGCGATCGGCGGCTCGATGCTGGGCAAGAAGATCGTGCCCGCCGGCCTGGGGACCTTCCCGACCCACACGCCGCTCTTCACGGGGTTGCTCGTGGGCGTGGTCCTGATCGTGGGCGCACTGACCTTCTTCCCCGCGCTCTGTCTCGGTCCGGTGGTCGAGGAGTTCCTCGCCTCCGCTGGAAAGGTGTACTGA
- a CDS encoding universal stress protein, with protein MSAPRRPEDFLELVQRARRGRLKLYMGFAAGVGKTYRMLEEAHALRKRGVDVVIGFVETHGRADTAALLSGLEEVPRRRVEYRGVGVEEMDVDAVIARRPAVAIVDELAHTNAPGSRRSKRYQDVLDLLEAGINVIGAVNIQHLESLNDVVERVTGVTVRETIPDAFLKQADQVVNLDLAVEDLMERLRAGKIYAEDKVPWALENFFQGPHLAALRELALREVAESLERAEEAKRWSKAERETTTGSGRVMVCMSSYPPHATTLLRKGSRMAGRLNTDWFVVYVETPHESPERIDAEAQRHLLANIERARDLGAEFVRVRATDPVTAIVDFARSHGVGHVLIGRSHQPWWRQVFGRSVPMRLVREGGGLDVHIVSFEEREARS; from the coding sequence GTGAGCGCGCCGCGCCGGCCCGAGGACTTTCTCGAGCTCGTCCAGCGCGCGCGCCGCGGGCGGCTGAAGCTCTACATGGGCTTCGCGGCGGGGGTCGGGAAGACCTACCGCATGCTCGAGGAGGCCCACGCGTTGCGCAAACGCGGCGTGGACGTCGTGATCGGCTTCGTCGAGACACACGGGCGCGCGGACACCGCGGCGCTGCTGTCGGGCCTGGAGGAGGTGCCGCGGCGGCGCGTGGAGTACCGCGGCGTGGGCGTCGAGGAGATGGACGTCGACGCGGTGATCGCGCGCCGGCCGGCCGTGGCGATCGTGGACGAGCTGGCGCACACCAACGCTCCCGGCAGCCGGCGCTCCAAGCGCTACCAGGACGTGCTCGACCTGCTCGAGGCGGGCATCAACGTGATCGGCGCTGTGAACATCCAGCACCTCGAGAGTCTCAACGACGTGGTCGAGCGAGTCACCGGAGTGACCGTGCGCGAGACCATCCCCGACGCGTTCCTGAAGCAGGCCGACCAGGTGGTGAATCTCGACCTCGCGGTCGAGGACCTGATGGAGCGGTTGCGCGCCGGGAAGATCTACGCCGAGGACAAGGTGCCGTGGGCGCTGGAGAACTTCTTCCAGGGGCCCCACTTGGCCGCGCTGCGCGAGCTGGCGCTGCGCGAGGTGGCGGAGAGCCTCGAGCGCGCCGAAGAGGCCAAGCGCTGGAGCAAGGCGGAGCGCGAGACCACCACCGGCTCGGGCCGGGTCATGGTGTGCATGTCGTCATACCCGCCGCACGCCACGACGCTCCTGCGCAAGGGCTCGCGCATGGCGGGCCGGCTCAACACCGACTGGTTCGTGGTGTACGTGGAGACTCCGCACGAGTCACCCGAGCGGATCGATGCCGAGGCGCAGCGGCACCTGCTGGCGAACATCGAGCGCGCGCGCGATCTCGGCGCCGAGTTCGTGCGCGTGCGCGCCACCGACCCGGTGACCGCGATCGTCGACTTCGCGCGCTCGCACGGCGTGGGTCACGTGCTGATCGGCCGCTCGCACCAGCCGTGGTGGCGCCAGGTCTTCGGCCGCTCGGTGCCGATGCGCCTGGTGCGCGAGGGCGGCGGGCTCGACGTGCACATCGTGTCCTTCGAGGAGCGGGAGGCGCGCTCGTGA
- the kdpF gene encoding K(+)-transporting ATPase subunit F: MGLDYWLGGILSVALTVYLVYVMLRPEKL; this comes from the coding sequence ATGGGGCTCGACTACTGGCTCGGCGGAATTCTCTCGGTGGCACTCACCGTATATCTCGTCTACGTGATGCTCCGCCCCGAGAAGCTGTAG
- a CDS encoding ATP-binding protein, translating to MSLRAKLVLAQVPLLAALIFVGAVGSFTARELGDGARAILSDNFRSVLASQRMSEELARIDSGALFSVAGERPRGLKLVSEARRAFEVELRVQEGNVTEAGEDEATARLRAQWQSLSESLDGFASLAASDARAAYFDDVLPKVTAVRQATAAVLALNQDTMVRKSDRAERSARFLNELLLAASALGCLVGVLASGMLTTRLLRPLGVLSQAARRLGEGDPEARARVTGRDELAQVAAEFNTMAERLQRYRESTLGQLLAAHRSSQAVIDSLTDPVVVLGTSGEILHLNAAAEALLELRADTGLEMAGAELRAVLERLRAHVFAGNGAYLPKGLEEAVRAVTPAGERRFLPRATPVYSEQGDVIGASIVLQDVTRLLSFDELRNDLVATVAHEFRTPLTSLRMAIHLLNERAAGPVSDKQADLLFAAREDCERLQAIVDELLDLSRIQAGKLELRRAEVDVESLARGAIEAQRSAAELAGVGLRSEVLPGQGSLYVDPERIALVFANLLGNAIEHSPRPGEVVLRARAEERDVRFEVADRGPGVPREYRQAIFEKYFQLPGAPHHGGAGLGLFIAREIVHAHGGEIGVEDEPGGGALFWFTLPREAAP from the coding sequence GTGAGTCTGCGCGCGAAGCTCGTGCTGGCCCAGGTGCCGTTGCTCGCGGCGCTGATCTTCGTGGGCGCGGTGGGCAGCTTCACCGCGCGCGAGCTCGGCGATGGCGCGCGGGCCATCCTCTCCGACAACTTCCGCAGCGTGCTCGCCTCGCAGCGCATGTCGGAGGAGCTGGCGCGCATCGACAGCGGAGCGCTGTTCAGCGTGGCGGGCGAGCGGCCGCGCGGGCTCAAGCTGGTGTCGGAGGCGCGGCGCGCCTTCGAGGTGGAGCTGCGGGTCCAGGAGGGCAACGTCACCGAGGCCGGCGAGGACGAGGCCACGGCGCGGCTGCGCGCGCAGTGGCAGAGCCTGAGCGAGTCACTGGACGGGTTCGCGTCGCTGGCCGCCAGCGACGCGCGCGCGGCCTACTTCGACGACGTGCTGCCCAAGGTGACAGCCGTGCGCCAGGCCACGGCCGCGGTGCTGGCGCTGAACCAGGACACGATGGTGCGCAAGAGCGACCGCGCCGAGCGCTCGGCGCGCTTCCTGAACGAGCTCCTGCTCGCGGCTTCGGCGCTCGGCTGTCTGGTCGGGGTGCTCGCGTCGGGCATGCTCACCACGCGGCTGCTGCGGCCGCTGGGCGTGCTGAGTCAGGCGGCGCGGCGCCTGGGCGAGGGCGACCCCGAGGCGCGCGCGCGAGTCACCGGCCGCGACGAGCTGGCCCAGGTCGCGGCGGAGTTCAACACCATGGCCGAGCGGCTGCAGCGCTACCGCGAGAGCACGCTCGGCCAGCTGCTCGCCGCCCATCGCTCGTCGCAGGCGGTGATCGACAGTCTCACCGATCCAGTGGTGGTGCTGGGCACGAGCGGCGAGATCCTGCACCTGAACGCGGCGGCGGAGGCCTTGCTCGAGCTGCGCGCGGACACCGGACTCGAGATGGCCGGCGCCGAGCTGCGGGCGGTGCTCGAGCGCCTGCGCGCGCACGTGTTCGCGGGCAACGGCGCGTACCTGCCCAAGGGCCTGGAGGAGGCCGTGCGCGCAGTGACTCCCGCGGGCGAGCGGCGCTTCCTGCCCCGGGCGACGCCGGTCTACTCCGAGCAGGGCGACGTGATCGGAGCTTCGATCGTGCTGCAGGACGTGACTCGCCTGTTGTCCTTCGACGAGCTGCGCAACGACCTGGTGGCCACGGTGGCGCACGAGTTCCGCACGCCGCTGACCTCGCTGCGCATGGCGATCCATCTGTTGAACGAGCGCGCGGCCGGGCCGGTCAGCGACAAGCAGGCCGACCTCCTGTTCGCGGCCCGCGAGGACTGCGAGCGGCTGCAGGCGATCGTCGACGAGCTGCTCGACCTGTCGCGCATCCAGGCGGGCAAGCTCGAGCTGCGCCGCGCCGAGGTCGACGTCGAGTCACTCGCGCGGGGCGCGATCGAGGCGCAGCGCTCGGCGGCGGAGCTCGCGGGCGTCGGGCTGCGCAGCGAGGTGCTGCCGGGGCAGGGGAGCCTCTACGTCGACCCCGAGCGGATCGCGCTCGTGTTCGCGAACCTGCTCGGCAACGCCATCGAGCACAGCCCGCGGCCCGGCGAAGTGGTGCTGCGTGCGCGCGCCGAGGAGCGAGACGTGCGCTTCGAGGTCGCCGACCGGGGCCCGGGCGTGCCGCGCGAGTACCGCCAGGCGATCTTCGAGAAGTACTTCCAGCTGCCGGGCGCGCCGCATCACGGCGGCGCGGGGCTGGGCTTGTTCATCGCGCGCGAGATCGTGCACGCGCACGGCGGCGAGATCGGGGTCGAGGACGAGCCCGGCGGCGGCGCGCTCTTCTGGTTCACGCTGCCGCGCGAAGCGGCTCCCTGA
- the kdpC gene encoding potassium-transporting ATPase subunit KdpC: MMQMTFVALRTAIVTLVLTGLAYPLAMTGLAQVLFPYRANGSVVTDEKGNPVGSELIGQAFANPAYFQPRPSAAGTNGYDASSSSGSNYGVTAAKLKERVEADAARLRTENPDAPGPIPGDLLTASGSGLDPHISPEAAVWQVPRVAKARHVDAARIAGVLESQVEGRDLGLLGEPRVNVLLLNLALDRQFGRPEAMAEGK, translated from the coding sequence ATGATGCAGATGACTTTCGTTGCCCTGCGAACCGCGATCGTGACCCTGGTGCTGACCGGCCTGGCCTATCCGCTGGCGATGACCGGGCTGGCACAGGTCCTGTTCCCCTATCGCGCGAACGGCAGCGTAGTGACTGACGAGAAGGGAAACCCAGTCGGCTCCGAGCTGATCGGCCAGGCGTTCGCGAACCCCGCCTACTTCCAGCCGCGGCCTTCCGCTGCGGGAACCAACGGCTACGACGCGAGCTCCTCCTCGGGCTCGAACTACGGGGTGACCGCGGCCAAGCTGAAGGAGCGCGTGGAGGCCGACGCGGCGCGTCTCCGCACCGAGAACCCCGATGCCCCAGGCCCGATCCCCGGCGATCTACTGACCGCCTCTGGCAGCGGGCTCGATCCACACATCTCGCCCGAGGCCGCAGTCTGGCAGGTGCCGCGAGTGGCGAAGGCGCGTCACGTCGATGCCGCGCGCATCGCGGGCGTGCTCGAATCGCAGGTCGAGGGCCGCGATCTAGGTCTGCTCGGGGAGCCGCGGGTCAACGTCCTGCTTTTGAACTTGGCCCTGGACCGCCAATTCGGTAGACCGGAGGCCATGGCGGAAGGCAAGTGA
- a CDS encoding sigma-54 dependent transcriptional regulator, with translation MTASPAKLRVLVIDDEKNIRATLALCLEEAACEVEAVATGAAALVALERSRFDLAFLDLRLAEESGIDLIPKLLAVSPELSIVVITAYATVETAVLALRRGAQDYLQKPFTPAQIRHAVERIAERRALLSRVADLESRLSETGADAPLASHSSRMRALVDLAHRAARSDAPVLLRGESGTGKSLLAREIHEHSARGAGPFVVVACPTLTEELLASELFGHVRGAYTGAVQDRPGRVEAAEGGTLFLDEIGELPPGLQAKLLRFVQDHEFERVGEPRTRRADVRVVAATNRDLDTDVRAGRFREDLLYRLNVVELTVPPLRERAEDVLPLAREFLARFAHAARRPALELAPETERALASHSWPGNVRELRNTLERVAILWPAQRVEPEALPEWAAARAPAAPQLGGDFTLEAVEREHIERVVARTRTQEEAARILGIDPSTIWRRRKRS, from the coding sequence GTGACCGCCTCGCCCGCCAAGCTGCGCGTGCTGGTGATCGACGACGAGAAGAACATCCGCGCCACGCTCGCGCTGTGTCTCGAGGAAGCGGCCTGCGAGGTCGAGGCCGTGGCGACGGGCGCGGCGGCGCTGGTGGCGCTCGAGCGCTCGCGCTTCGACCTGGCCTTCCTCGACCTGCGGCTGGCCGAGGAGAGCGGCATCGACCTGATCCCGAAGCTGCTCGCGGTGAGTCCCGAGCTCTCGATCGTGGTGATCACCGCCTACGCCACCGTCGAGACGGCGGTGCTCGCGCTGCGGCGCGGCGCGCAGGACTACCTGCAGAAGCCGTTCACGCCGGCGCAGATCCGCCACGCCGTGGAGCGCATCGCCGAGCGGCGCGCGCTCTTGTCGCGCGTCGCGGACCTCGAGTCACGGCTGTCCGAAACGGGCGCCGACGCGCCGCTCGCGAGTCATTCGTCGCGCATGCGGGCGCTGGTCGACCTGGCGCACCGCGCCGCCCGCTCCGACGCGCCGGTGCTCTTGCGCGGCGAGAGCGGCACGGGCAAGAGCCTGCTCGCGCGCGAGATCCACGAGCACAGCGCGCGCGGGGCCGGTCCGTTCGTGGTGGTGGCGTGTCCTACGCTGACCGAGGAGCTCCTGGCGAGCGAGCTGTTCGGCCACGTGCGCGGGGCCTACACCGGCGCCGTTCAGGACCGGCCGGGCCGGGTCGAGGCGGCGGAGGGCGGCACGCTGTTTCTCGACGAGATCGGGGAGCTGCCGCCCGGACTGCAGGCGAAGCTGCTGCGTTTCGTGCAGGACCACGAGTTCGAGCGCGTGGGCGAGCCGCGCACGCGGCGCGCCGACGTGCGCGTGGTCGCGGCGACCAACCGCGACCTCGACACCGACGTGCGCGCGGGCCGCTTCCGCGAGGACCTGCTCTACCGGCTGAACGTGGTCGAGCTGACCGTGCCGCCGCTGCGCGAACGCGCCGAGGACGTGCTGCCGCTGGCGCGCGAGTTTCTCGCGCGCTTCGCGCACGCCGCGCGCCGACCGGCGCTCGAGCTCGCGCCGGAGACCGAGCGCGCGCTGGCGAGTCACTCCTGGCCCGGCAACGTGCGCGAGCTGCGCAACACGCTGGAGCGCGTGGCGATCCTGTGGCCCGCGCAGCGCGTCGAGCCCGAGGCGCTGCCGGAGTGGGCCGCGGCCCGCGCGCCTGCCGCGCCGCAGCTGGGCGGCGACTTCACGCTCGAAGCGGTCGAGCGCGAGCACATCGAGCGCGTGGTCGCGCGCACGCGCACCCAGGAAGAGGCGGCGCGCATCCTGGGCATCGACCCCTCGACCATCTGGAGACGGCGGAAGCGCAGCTAG
- the kdpB gene encoding potassium-transporting ATPase subunit KdpB, with the protein MTTSRAKAPSIFDRELLLPALASSFSKLSPRLVAKNPVMFVVEVGSVLTTAVLLRDLFGGSSGVPIWFTANVTVWLWFTVVFANFAEAVAEGRGKAQANSLRRMRRETTAKRVMNGDLTQDVPASSLKKGDVVIVEGGQMIPADGEIVEGIASVDESAITGESAPVIRESGGDRSSVTGGTKVLSDRIVVRVTAGAGESFLDRMIALVEGAARQKTPNEIALHILLVGLTLIFLFACVTLAPLAIYSGVTLSATALVALLVCLIPTTIGGLLSAIGISGMDRLLRKNVLAMSGRAIEAAGDVDTLLLDKTGTITLGNRMATEFLPLAGIEATELAEAAQLSSLADETPEGRSIVVLAKERYGMRGRDVQELGAHFIGFSAQTRMSGCDFQGRSIRKGAVDAVKSFVKSLGGAVPAQLDEIAARIGDAGATPLAVCDGKRVLGIVHLKDIVKGGIRERFARFRAMGIRTVMITGDNPRTAAAIAREAGVDDFLAEATPEAKLQLIRDEQAKGKLVAMTGDGTNDAPALAQADVGVAMNTGTQAAKEAGNMVDLDSNPTKLLEIVEVGKQLLMTRGSLTTFSIANDVAKYFAILPAMFVGVFPEIAPLNVMHLASPYSAVLSAVIFNALIIIALIPLSLRGVRYRPIGAAALLRGSLLVYGLGGVIAPFLGIKAIDLVLESIGLV; encoded by the coding sequence ATGACCACGTCACGCGCGAAAGCGCCCTCCATCTTCGACCGCGAGCTGCTCTTGCCTGCCCTCGCCTCGAGCTTCAGCAAGCTCTCGCCGCGGCTCGTCGCGAAGAATCCGGTGATGTTCGTCGTGGAGGTCGGCAGCGTCCTCACCACGGCGGTGCTGCTGCGCGACCTGTTCGGCGGCTCCTCGGGAGTTCCGATCTGGTTCACCGCGAACGTGACCGTCTGGCTCTGGTTCACGGTCGTGTTCGCCAACTTCGCGGAGGCCGTCGCCGAGGGACGCGGCAAGGCGCAGGCGAACTCGCTGCGGCGCATGCGCCGCGAGACGACCGCGAAGCGGGTCATGAACGGCGACCTGACCCAGGACGTCCCGGCGTCGAGCCTGAAGAAGGGCGACGTCGTCATCGTCGAGGGGGGGCAGATGATCCCCGCCGACGGAGAGATCGTCGAGGGCATCGCCTCGGTCGACGAGTCGGCGATCACCGGCGAGTCTGCCCCGGTGATCCGTGAGAGCGGCGGCGACCGGTCCTCGGTGACCGGCGGCACGAAGGTGCTGTCGGATCGCATCGTCGTGCGGGTCACTGCGGGCGCCGGTGAGTCGTTCCTCGACCGCATGATCGCGCTCGTCGAAGGCGCGGCGCGCCAGAAGACCCCGAACGAGATCGCGCTGCACATCCTGCTCGTCGGCCTCACGCTGATCTTCCTGTTCGCCTGTGTGACGCTGGCACCGCTGGCCATCTACTCGGGAGTCACCCTTTCGGCGACAGCGCTCGTGGCGCTGCTCGTCTGCCTCATCCCCACCACGATCGGCGGCCTTCTGTCGGCCATCGGCATCTCGGGCATGGACCGCCTGCTTCGCAAAAACGTCCTTGCGATGAGCGGCCGGGCGATTGAAGCGGCCGGCGACGTCGACACTCTGTTGCTCGACAAGACCGGAACCATCACTCTCGGCAACCGCATGGCCACCGAGTTCCTGCCGCTGGCGGGGATCGAGGCCACGGAACTCGCCGAGGCGGCCCAGCTCTCGAGCCTGGCCGATGAGACGCCGGAAGGTCGCTCGATCGTGGTACTGGCCAAAGAACGCTACGGCATGCGCGGCCGTGACGTCCAGGAGCTTGGCGCGCACTTCATCGGCTTCAGCGCTCAGACGCGGATGAGCGGCTGTGACTTCCAGGGGCGCTCGATCCGCAAGGGTGCGGTCGACGCCGTGAAGAGCTTCGTCAAATCGCTCGGCGGCGCCGTGCCGGCGCAGCTCGACGAGATCGCGGCGCGCATCGGCGACGCGGGCGCTACGCCGCTCGCGGTCTGCGACGGGAAGCGCGTGCTCGGCATCGTGCACCTGAAGGACATCGTGAAGGGCGGGATCCGCGAGCGCTTCGCGCGCTTCCGCGCCATGGGCATCCGCACCGTGATGATCACGGGCGACAACCCGCGCACCGCCGCTGCGATCGCGCGCGAGGCCGGGGTGGACGACTTTCTCGCGGAGGCGACGCCGGAGGCGAAGCTCCAGCTCATCCGCGACGAGCAGGCCAAGGGCAAGCTCGTCGCGATGACCGGTGACGGCACCAACGATGCGCCCGCTCTCGCGCAGGCCGATGTCGGCGTGGCCATGAACACCGGCACGCAGGCGGCGAAGGAAGCGGGGAACATGGTGGACCTCGACTCCAACCCCACCAAGCTGCTCGAGATCGTCGAGGTCGGGAAGCAGCTCCTCATGACCCGCGGCTCACTCACGACGTTCTCCATTGCGAACGATGTCGCGAAGTACTTCGCGATCCTGCCCGCGATGTTCGTCGGGGTGTTCCCCGAGATCGCGCCGCTCAACGTGATGCACCTGGCGTCGCCCTACAGCGCGGTGCTCTCGGCCGTGATCTTCAATGCGCTCATCATCATCGCGCTCATCCCGCTGTCGCTACGGGGTGTCCGGTATCGGCCAATCGGCGCGGCGGCGCTGCTCCGCGGGTCACTGCTTGTGTACGGCTTGGGGGGTGTCATTGCGCCGTTCCTCGGGATCAAAGCCATCGACCTCGTCCTCGAGTCGATCGGCCTCGTGTAG
- a CDS encoding DUF1015 domain-containing protein: protein PRDSLALAVFQAALDRWLAAHPAARVDYIHGDQTLERLAGAPDRVGFRMPVFPREAVFPTVAREGALPRKTFSLGDAEEKRFYLEARRIRAAP, encoded by the coding sequence CCGCGCGACTCGCTCGCGCTGGCCGTGTTCCAGGCCGCGCTCGACCGCTGGCTGGCCGCGCATCCGGCCGCGCGCGTCGACTACATCCACGGCGACCAGACGCTGGAGCGGCTGGCCGGCGCGCCCGACCGGGTCGGCTTCCGCATGCCGGTGTTCCCGCGCGAGGCCGTGTTTCCGACGGTGGCGCGCGAGGGCGCGCTGCCGCGCAAGACCTTCTCGCTCGGAGACGCGGAGGAGAAGCGCTTCTATCTCGAGGCGCGGCGGATCCGCGCCGCGCCGTGA